Genomic DNA from Blattabacterium cuenoti:
CTATATAATTTGCTCCTGCTTCTACTTTCTTTTTTAAGAAAAATAAATCACTCTCTATATTTGGAGCTTCTAAATGTTTTTCTGGATATCCAGCTACACCTATACAAAAATCAAATATAGGTGATTCTTTTTTATTTGTATTATTGTTATCAATAAAATTTTTATCAATATATATTCCTGAATTTAAATTTTTTACCTGTTTTACAAGATCTACAGCATATTTATGCCCATCTTTTTTTGCAAAAAATTTATTTTCATGTTTAATAGGATCACCTCTAAGGACTAAAACGTTATCTATTCCTAAAAAATTTAAATCTATTAGAGCATTTTCTGTCATTTGTTTATTAAATCCTCCACATATAAGATGTGGAACTGCATCTACTTTATATTTATTCATAATTGCAGAACAAATTCCTACTGTTCCTGGACGTTTTGATATTTTTTTTCTCTGTAATAATCCATTTCCTTTATCTATATATACAAATTCTTCACGATGATAAGTTACATCAATAAAAGGAGGATTAAATTCCATTAATGGATCTAACGTTGAAAAAATATCTTTGATATCATTTCCTCTAATTGGAGGTAAAATTTCAAATGAAAATAAACTTTTTTTTGCTTTTGATATATGTTCTGTAACTTTCATAAAAAA
This window encodes:
- the metF gene encoding methylenetetrahydrofolate reductase [NAD(P)H] — translated: MKVTEHISKAKKSLFSFEILPPIRGNDIKDIFSTLDPLMEFNPPFIDVTYHREEFVYIDKGNGLLQRKKISKRPGTVGICSAIMNKYKVDAVPHLICGGFNKQMTENALIDLNFLGIDNVLVLRGDPIKHENKFFAKKDGHKYAVDLVKQVKNLNSGIYIDKNFIDNNNTNKKESPIFDFCIGVAGYPEKHLEAPNIESDLFFLKKKVEAGANYIVTQMFFDNKKYFSFVEKCRIEGISVPIIPGIKPISSIQHLNSLPSKFYLSIPNELVKEIEKTKNKKNVFHIGIEWSINQSKELRNSGVEVIHYYTMDKPENIYQIVQSIF